From the genome of Leptospira brenneri:
CGCAAATAGGGAGGTAGTGAAAAAGATAAGAATTCTACTTGCTAACCAAAAATGCCTCATGCATACTTCCTATGATTACGAATTTAGAGAGGGAAGGTTCCTCTCCTTATGAGCTTACAAACAGAATACAAACTGCAATGGCCGGAATACCGTATTGAATTCCACCCAAGGCCTCATACTCCGAAAAAGGCCAGTCTTTCTGATCTCTGGCCAGAACTTCGTGCCTTCTTTTCAGGCAATCAGTCTCGTTTTGCAAACTATCTATTCTATTTATCGACCGATTTTTCCGGAGGGTTCAGCCTTTGTTCTATTTTGGGCGAAAATGAAGCCGCCAATCGGTTCCGAGACCCGCAATTGGTGAGTCCATCTTCTTTTCCTCGTCAATCTTTCGACCAAATTTGGGAACTTTGCCAAAATCGTGAATTTGAAGAGATGGAAAGAGAAGATTGGGAACTGATTGGATTTGGACTTTTATACTTAGGAGAGACCGTCCAGTTTCGCAATTGGGTTTTAAAAACCAAAGAATTCTTTGGTCAGACCGACGACAACCGTAGGTTTTTATTTTTACTTGGTTGGGAGACTTCGGAGATTCCTTTTGAAAACTCCATATTGCATATGTTAGTTGAATATGCCAAAGGAAACAAAGATTTTGTTCAATTTAAAACCCTCGCAGATTCAGTGATTTTAGATTCCCATTGGCAGATTGTGGGAGTTCTTTTCCATGCGATGGAAACTGGATGGTTTGTGGGAGAGGATACTTTTCGAGTTTGGAAATTTCTCATTGGATTTTATGATGAATGGGAAGATTGGGAAAAACAAAAATTTCGATTGGTCTCTCTTGGAAAAATTCCTGCTTTTTCTGCCTTACGTTATG
Proteins encoded in this window:
- a CDS encoding LBF_1011 family protein → MSLQTEYKLQWPEYRIEFHPRPHTPKKASLSDLWPELRAFFSGNQSRFANYLFYLSTDFSGGFSLCSILGENEAANRFRDPQLVSPSSFPRQSFDQIWELCQNREFEEMEREDWELIGFGLLYLGETVQFRNWVLKTKEFFGQTDDNRRFLFLLGWETSEIPFENSILHMLVEYAKGNKDFVQFKTLADSVILDSHWQIVGVLFHAMETGWFVGEDTFRVWKFLIGFYDEWEDWEKQKFRLVSLGKIPAFSALRYAKRYFPEETFLHYREELETSLRGDWVHESGFGYELTHQMDPFIETVVRFRNEGEGYENELKNELLIRPYSYFINLQLASICFVKKENHQFLNFYKKSGRLKYLPLALNLYWRVLKATGDEILSHSIERSLSAMKESTNLPEGWV